TGTTTTAGAAGAATTAGGCTTGCAACCAAAAATAAACAATGTTTGCAAAATTATAAGTAAAATTGATATTCTGGTAGCGAGTTTTTTCATCAGGATTAGGATTATACAGTATTTGTTTGGGTTTTGCACCCGTATGATAAAGAAAACAATTTTTTACAATTTTACAGGTGAATAATTACAGTTGAATAAAAAACACCCGCTGTTAAATTTTAGCGAGTGTTTTAAGAGTATGATTTAAATTTTCAGCTGGTTACATCTGGTCTGCACATTCAAAGATTGCAGAATAAACTGTGTCTATCATATCTTCGTCTAAGCTGGAAAACGCCACCCTTAATGTTTGAATATCGAGAGAGATTGTTCCAATCTGCTTTTCTGCAAGCAATTTTTTTCTCAACTCTTCTGCATCAACTCTCGTTCTAAAACTCATAAAATAGCCGGAATTAAAAGGCAGTGGTTCTAAGTTTTTGCTCTTGTGTGTTTGCAAAAATTTCTTTACAGCAAGATAGCGGTTTTCAAGCAGTTTTCGATAGTTGCTTTTTTGAGTTTCGATATTTGGATCTGTAAACGCTTTTAAAGCAATGCTTTGGCTTGGTGTAGACGAGCAGCTTACAGAAGAGCGAATCAAGCCCATCACCTTTTTTTCTATGGCATCGTAGTGCTCTTCGTTAAGCGATTTTCCGCCAAAGGTTAAAAATCCAACTCTAAATCCCCACACAAAATCTTCTTTTGTAGGACCGTCAATTTTTACTGCGAGTATGTTTTCGTGAAGATTTGCAAATTCGGCAAACAAAGATTGCGGATAAATGTCGTGTTCGTAGTTTAAACCAAAATATGCGTCATCACTTATAACCAAAACCCTTGCTCCGTTTTCTGCAATATCTCTAATAATCTTTACAATCTGCGCAGCTTCTGCATTTGTAGGAGAATATCCGCTCGGATTTTGAGGAAAATTCAACAGAATTCGTACAAAGCCAGTTTCGGCCTCTTTTTCAACTGCATTTTTTAATGAAAAAAGGTCAAAGGCACCTTCGTCAAAAAGGTTAAACTGATGGAGCGTAGAATTTCTTCTTGTTTCTACAATTAAACCATAGTTATCCCAACAAGGCTCTGCGGTGAGGAGAGGCTTATCTTCATCTATAAATAAATCTGCAAGGCAAGAAATTCCTGCTGTTAATCCAGGTACAACTATTGGATTTGAAATGTTTTTTCCCCTTAAGCCAGGATTTTTTCTAAACATTGCTTCTTTCCAACATTCGCGCAAATTTGGAATGCCAGCCGTTGGAGCGTATCCAACAAGTTCGCCAGAGGTAAGTTCTGGTGCATATTTATGCACTGCTTCGAGTATTGCGGGCTTGCCTTTTATGATTGTGGTTCCTAAGGTAGCGTTTGCAACTTTACCTGCTTTTTTTGCTTCTCCACCTTGAGAAATAATGCCTCTTGGGAAGAAAATCCTCTTTCCTAAGTCTGAAAGCAACTCGCCTGGAGTTGTGCCTTTTAGAGTTTCATTCAATTCTTGTGCTAATGGGTTCAACATGGTAAAGTATCTTACTGCTTTACAGCGTTGTAAGTCAATCAGAGCGATGAGAAGACTTGCATAAATATGCAGTTTTTGGGTTTATAATGGATAAAAATTACATAAATGAAAATCATGAAAATCATGAAAATCATGATATTGAATCTTTTGAAAATTGCAAAAAGATAGTAGAAGAATGCCGCAAAGAAGCGTCTAAGCGTCTTATAGGTCAAACACACGTTATAGATGGAATTTTGACGGCTTTCATTACAGGCGGTCATGTTCTTTTGGAAGGCGTACCAGGATTAGCAAAAACGCTGGCTGTAAAAACCTTTGCAGAAATCGCTGGAATGGATTTTAAAAGAATTCAGTTTACGCCGGATTTGCTTCCTGCCGATGTCAGCGGAACTTTGATATACGAGCATGAAAGCGGAAAATTTTCTGTAAGAAAAGGTCCTGTTTTTACAAATCTTGTGCTTGCAGACGAAATAAACAGAGCGCCTGCCAAAGTTCAGTCTGCACTTTTGGAAGCGATGGCAGAGAAACAGGTTACAATCGGAGACGAAACTTATCCTCTCCCCAATCCATTTTTGGTTTTGGCGACAGAAAATCCTATTGAGCAGGAAGGAACTTACAATCTTCCAGAGGCGGAATTAGACAGGTTTTTGATAAAAATTCTGATTGATTATCCGAGTCAGCAGGATGAAGTAAAAATTGTAAAAACTGCTGGAAAAGCGGACTCAATCGCAGTAAAAAAAGTTTTGAGCGCACAAAAGATAAAAGAGCTTCAATCTTTGCTGGATAAGGTTGTTTGTGCGGACAAAATAATCGAATACATTGTGAATATCGTTTCTGTAACGCGCAATTTGAACACAGGTCTAAAAAGTTCTATCGCAAAATACATATCTTTTGGCGCTTCTCCGCGCTCTGGAATTGCGCTTGCGCAATGTGCAAAAGTTAGGGCAATGTTTGAAGGTCGCTCTTTTGTTCTGCCAGAAGATGTAAAAAAATGTGCGTTGGATGTTCTTCGCCATCGCCTTGTTCTTTCTTACGAGGCAGCAGCAGATTCCGTAACTGCGGATGACATCATTTTACAGATTCTTGATTTTGTTCCAACGCCTTAAAAATCCGTAAAATCTGGTGAATTTTATGCCAAAGATTTTAACCGAAAACAAAAATCAACTCGCAAAAAAAGCTTCTCTTTTAAACCTTGCAGCAAAGACTTTGGCGGATAGCCTTAAAAACGGCAACTTCAAGTCGCTTTATCGTGGGCAGGGAATAGAGTTTATGGATGTGCGCGAATACAATTTTGGAGACAATATTCGCTCTATAGACTGGAATGTTACCGCTCGCATGGCACGCCCTTTTGTGCGCAGGTACGAAGAAGACAAGGAATTGCAGGTTTTCTTTGTACTAGACCGCTCCTTCTCGATGTTTTCAGGTTTATCAAAAAGGACAAAAATTCAAACGGCGTCCGAAGCGGCAGCCCTTTTAGTTTTGGCAAGTCTTTACAATTTTTCTGCGATTGGCGCCGTTTTTTTTGATGGAAAAATTAGGTTTTCTGCACGGGCAAAAACTGGTAGCGAACAGGCAATGATGATTTTTAAACATCTGGAAGAAACAGAACAAACTTTGGAAAAAGGTTCTGCACTTTGTGCTTCTTTAAACGGTGCATACAAACTTTTAAAAAAACGCTCGTTTGTTTTTGTAATTTCGGATTTTAGGACAACTGGATGGGAAGAATCTCTCGCAAGGCTTGCACAAAAAAACGATGTAATCGCTTTAAGAATAACAGATACCTTGGACAGCGAGTTGCCAGAAGTTGGAACAGTTTCTTTTGTGGAGATGGAAAGTGGAAAATTGAGCAGATTCCCAACATCCTCTGCGGATTTTAAAACGCTTTGGTTTAACGATAATCGAAATCGAGTCGAAAAATGGAGAAAATTTTGTTTAACGCACGGAGTTTATCCATTGCAAATTTCAACTTCAGAAGACCCGGCTTTCGCTTTAAACAGATTCTTTAACAGCAGGAGCAAATGATGAAAACGATAAAATCCTGTTGTTCTAAACTTTTGCTTATTATCGCTTTATTTTTTTTGTGTGGATTTTCTTATTCTCAAGGCTCAGATAATTCATTTTCTACAAATTCTTCGCTTTCTTCTATGCAGATTTTGCTTCCAAAAAATCCATACGTAGGCGATGAGTGCGAATTAAAATACATTTTTCAAACAGATGCAGATCTTTTTAACGATGGAATTGCGGGGCAAAAACTTTCAACCTTAAAACTTTCGCCAAATTGGCCTGTTTTTAGAGAACTTGAAGAGAGTTGTCTCGTTCAAAATGTGGTACTTGAACATTCAGGTTTTGAATACACGCTTACCATAAAATTTATTCCGTGGAAAAGCGGAGATATAGATTTTAAAACTTTTGACCTTGCCGCGTTGGTCAACTCTTCTAAAAATCAAAAGTCAGTTGGCGCGCCTTATTCTATAGATGTCGCTCCGTTTTATGTAAATTCTCTTGCAAAAAAAATGGGCGTAACTTCGATGCGTCCTTCTAAAAGCCCAATGGTTATTCCGGGAACGAGTTTTATCCTCATCATTCTTGCCCTTGTTTTTTTTACTGTTGCAGGATTAGTTTTTTATTTTTTTATAAAACTCCCTGTCATCTTTTCATATTTTATTTTTGCGATGGAAAAGCGAAAAATTAAAAAATTGTTTAAAAAGACAGAAAAATGTTTTATCAAACTTCTAAAGTGCGAGAATGATGAATTTTTTTGTCAGAGCATTTATGAAGAAATTAAAAATTATCTTTGCCTTCGTTTTGATAATTCATTTTCTGTAATTACGAGCAGTTCACTTTCTCAGAAATTTCAGGATTTTTTCTGTGGAACCTTATCTGAAAAACAGGAAGACGCTGTTTTTGAACTTACAGAAATTTTACATCGCTGCGATTATATACGCTTTGCAAAGGGGTCTATAGATTCTTTTAGAAAACCATCTGCAATTTATGAAACAGTTTTGGCAGAAGGAGAAAGAAAACTCTTGGTAAACAGAGCCTTAACGGCGATTTCTGTATTCAACGTTGAACAAAATTAAAAGTTTATTCAACATTTTTGTTTGCAAAGGTTGCGGTGCAAATTTTCGTATTTTGGAGGATTAAAAATTATGCTTTCTTTTGAAAACCCTGTAGCATTTTTGTTTTTGCTTGTTCTTCCGATATTTTATATCCTTCGATTTTTTAAAATTTTTAAGCGAACCGCTTTTCCTTTAACGTTTGCAGATTGGCAGGGACAATCTTTTGCCTGGAGCAGTAAATTCAGTGGAATACTCAATTTTTTTGCAAATCTGTTCATAGTTTTTGCTTATATCGCTTTGATATTTGCTTTTGCTGAACCAGAAATTCATCATCAGGAGAAAATATATACTTCAAAAGGTGCTGATATTTTATTTGTTTTAGATACTAGTCCTTCTATGGCTGCCCGCGATATTGCAGGGCTTACGAGGCTTGAAGCGGCAAAACAGGGAATTCACACTCTGGTAAAGAATAACACTGGAGCTTCTTTTGGGCTTGTTGCAATGGCAAGCGAGGCGGCTGTTATTGTTTGCCCTACAGTTGACCACAAACTTTTTTTGCAGCGTCTTGATTCTTTGGTAATAGGAGAACTCGGCGAAGGTTCTGCAATCGGAATAGGTTTAAGTTCTGCGGTTTATCATCTTGTTTCGTCAAAAGCACCAAAAAAATGCATAGTTTTGATAACCGATGGCGAAAACAATGCAGGCTCAATTCATCCTGAAACGGCTACAGAACTTGCAATTCAAAATGATATAACCTTGTACACGTTTGGAATTGGAACAAAGGGTGCTGTTCCTATTGAATATGTTGACCCACAGACAGGAAAAGTCCATTCAGGATATTACGAGTCCGAATTTGATAGCACGCCGTTGGAGAAAATTGCATATTCGTCTGGCGGACGCTATTTTGGAATTGAATCCACTCAAGCACTCGCAGAATCGCTTGCAGCAATGGGTCAGCGCGAAAATGTTTCTCAAACTTTTTATTATAAATCTTCAAAAAAACTGATATATCCGTATTTTCTTGCATTTGCTTTTGTTCTTTTTGCTGTTTCCTGGATTATAAGGCGCATAATTTTAAAGGAGATTTTATAAGATGATTGCTGTTCAAAGACCTTATTCATTTTTGATGCTTGCTCTTCTTATTCCCATAACCATTTTTATCCTAATTCGCTATAAAAAAGTTTCCAAAAGTTTTGGAGTTATGTATTTAAAAGATTCTTCGTTTGGGAAAAATGTTTATAAAAATTATAGGCAGGCACTCGTTTTAAGGACTTTATTCCGTCTTTTTGCGTGTGTAAGTATAATATTTGCTTTTGCAGGAATTTCTTTTGGTAGAACTCTCGTTCCTGTTCAAAAAAGTGGCGATGCGGTTTGCTTTGTTTTTGATATTTCTTACAGCATGATGGCAAAGGATTGTCCGGGTGGAATTTCAAGGCTTGAAGCAGAAAAACAGTACGCTTTTAGTTTGCTAGAAAGGATGGAAGGAAACTCTGTTAGCGTGGTTCTTGCAAAGGGCGACGGTATTATTGCAGTTCCGCTTACGGATGATAGGGCAGGCATTGATTCTATTATAGAAAGCCTTTCGCCTTCGCTTATGAGTTCTGTCGGTTCTTCTTTAGGAAGTGGAATTAGGGCCGGAATAAATTCATTTCCAAAAAATATAAGTCAGGCGGCTCACATTTGGGTTTTTACAGATGGTGATGAAACCGATAATTCTTTGCGCTCTGCTTTGGATGATGCCGCACGATTTGGTTATTCTGTAACGATGATTGGTTTTGGAACTTCAAAACCAGTGGAAATAATCTCTGGAGATGGAAAAACGAAGGTAAAAACTTTTTTAAATGCAGAAAAAATGATAGATATGGCGGCATTGGCTGGACAACGGATTTCTTTTCCCGAAAAAAAACGTTCGTCTTTTACAGGAATAAGTTATCTTGCCGCAGATTCTGAAGGTTCAGCGCATGTTTTGCTTTCTCAATTATCGTCTAACGCTCTGATAAGGGAAACTTACGACGTTCAAAGCGTTCCAAGGCACAAGTTTTTTATACTTTTGACAATCCTCTTCTTTTTGGCTTCTTATTTTGTAAGCGAATTTGACCTTTCTTCAATCGTAAAATCAAAAAATATCGGTTTTGTGCTTTTGTTGTGTTCTTGTCAGTTTTTTATATCCTGCAAATCCGATAGGGCAACCGTGCTTTCAGGAACATTTAGTTGGTATCAGAAAAAATATCAAAGTGCAACGGCGAGCTTTTTACGCGCGTTAAATTGGGCAGAGCAAAAAAACGATGAAACTTTAAAAGATTACTGTGCGTATAATTTAGCTTCAACTTACATAATGCAAGATGAATACACCGCTGCTTTAGAAAGATTGGAGCAGGTTTCTCCAAATGCGCCTTCAAAATTGAAAAGCGCTGTTTTTTATAATTTGGGAATAATCGCAAATTCAAAGGGTGATTACAAAAATGCCAGAGATTTTTTTAAAAAGGCGATTGTTGCAGATTTTTCCAATACGGATGCAAAACTCAACTTGGAGTTTACAGAGCATATTGTTGAAAGCAAGAAATCGCAACAAGTTGAAAAACAGATGTCTCAAGCGAGTTTAAACCAAGATACTCCGTTATCGGATGCTGTGTTCAATCTTATACAACAGGAGGAAACTGAACGATGGAAAAAACTACAATCAAACAAAAAAAGTTCATCCGTGGATTATTGAGCGTCTTATTCATATTTTTTGCAAATCAGCTTTTTTATGCAGAACCTTCACCATCTTTTATAAAATCTTTGGTAGTAACAAAGGACTCAAAAGATTTTTTTACAGCGCAAGAAAATGGCTACACTTTAAGAATTCCTGATACGCAACCGAGTTTTGTTCAGACGGATTTGCCGCGGTTGCCAGAAGGAGTGCAGCTTGTTTCTTCTAAGCGAGAAGAATATTTGGATGAAAGTGGCAACAGAGGAACTGCAATTCATCTTTGGTTTAATTTTAAAGAAACAGGATCTGTTCAACTTCCTCCACTAATCGTTTCTGTAAAAAATAGAACTTACTATCTTCCGTTTGAAGACGCAATGGTTTTTGAAAATCCTGTCTTGATAAGTCCAGAATTGACTATTGATTTTAGCGGCTCAGTTTTGCAAGCCGCTTCGGGTGAAGCTGCTAAAACTATTTATGCAAAATGCGGACAAGAGATAATCTTTACAGTTAGTCTGAAGTATTTTGTGCAGTTGATTTCGTTTAACAGCAACTTGCCTAAAAATTCAATTTTTAAAGAACTTGAACACTATACTGTTAGTCGCGGTGTTTCCCAAGAAAAAGAATTTTCGACAGAGCCTGCAAAACTTGCAACGTTTTCATGGAAGCCTTTAATCGAAGGAACTTATTCCCTTCCAGAAATAACAGCTGTTGCAACTTCGTACAATGGAGCGGTAAAAACGGTTCGACTTCCGCAATATGTTGTTCAGGTTTCTAAAGCTTCGTCTTTTACCGAGAAAAAAATATTTCAGTCAAAAAACGAAACTTCACTTAACGGCGAAAAGATTTTTCCTTCTGCATTTAAAAAGAATAATTACACACAACACAATGAAAAAATCAGATTTTTGTCAAAAGATGATTGCAAAAAATTGAGTGAACTTCGCTCCTTAGAACGCACGAGTATTTTTAATTTTAAAGCACGAGAAAATCGCATAAATTTTGAAAAAACTCTTGAACTTCCGATTGGCGCAGATGAAGTTTCAAAAACATTTGTCTGTGCTCTGGTATTTTTATGTATTTTTCTTATCGCTGTATTTACGATTTTTCTGCTTTTAAAAAAGACGAGAATTGCGCTTTTTGTTCTGATTTTTTTCTTTGCAAGTTTAATTTTTTGTACTTGGAAAATTGCGCAATTTTTTCCGTCTTATGCGATATTCTCTGGAGGTGTGGTGAGCCCTGTTCCAGAAGCTTCGAGCCAAGCGCTTCAAAATGTAAATGGTGGTCTTAGGGTAAAAATTTTGGAGCGAACAGAAAATTACTATTACATTGAATCAAAAGACGTAAATGGATGGGTTTTAAAAGATACCATTTACGAGATAAGATAAGAAAATTGAAATTGTTTTTTTAGTTTTATTAGGAGAATAAAATGGATTTTGGTGATATTTTAGAGCAATGGTCAAACGAGCAAAAAAAAGCTTCTGTTCAAAAAAAATCTGCACCTTCGCAAGTTAGCCATAAAAAGCCCAACGCACCAACTGCCGAAGAAAAAGCCCAAGCAAATAGACTTTATTCTCAAACTGCAAAAGGACAGATGGAAGAAGATTCAAAAAAGACGATAAATCCGATGGAACTTTGGTTACGCCGTTACGGAACTGTCGACAAAGATAAATTAAATGCAGAAAGCCAAGAAGCTTCTAAGATGGAAAATCGAGAGTATTTAAGAAAGATGCGACCTGACGCAAGAATCGACTTGCATGGTCTTACAAGAGATGAAGCGTGGGCACGGCTGGAAAGTTTTGTAGAAGATTGCCTTAGGCGCGGGTACAAAAAAATAGAAATTGTTCACGGCAAAGGAATTCACAGCAACGGCTCTGATCCTGTTTTAGGGCAAATGGTAAAAACTTTTATAGAACAAAACAAACATTTGGGTGCAAGTGCACATAACGACAGAAGACACGGCGGAAACGGGGCAACTTGGGTTCTTTTAAAATAAGGAAATTCTTAACAAACCTTTAGATTTTTTTGTTGTAACTCAAAGGCTTTTTGGTTATTTTATCTGTAAACTATTTTACAAGGAAATTACATTGGACGATTTATATTCAATTTTGGGAGCTTCTAAAACTGCAACTCAAGAAGAAATAAAAAACGCTTATAGAAAACTTGCAATGAAATATCATCCAGACAGAAATTTGGGAGATAAAAATTCCGAAGAAATGTTTAAAAAAATATCTTCTGCTTATGATGTTTTGGGCGATGAAACAAAGCGTCGCCAATACGATTCTTATGGCTCTTCTCAAAGCTATTATGGTCAAAGGCAGAGCGCATGGAACACCGGCGAAGAAACTTATTCTCAATACGGAGATCCATTTTGGCAATGGGCGCAACAAGCACAAAAAAATTCTTCTAATAATTGGCAGTATCAAAATACATATTATTACAAAAACGATGACAAAAAAAATAATTATAGCCGTTTTGACTGGGCTGGCGAACTTTTTAAAAGTGCAGGAATTTTCCTTGTGAGTCTGCTTTTTTTGAGGTGGAGCTGGATAATAATTCCTTTTGGACCGATTTTGTGCATAGCAGGGATTGTCAGTGGATTGTCTGGGATTTTAAAAAGTCTTAGGGGAATCTTTGTTGGAAAATCTAAATAAAAAAATACAGCCTGCGATACAAGCAGGCTGTTTTGTTCTAAAGGATTTTAGTTTTAGCGTTCGCGGAAAATTATTCGTCCGCGGTTTAAATCGTAAGGGGAGAGAGCAACTTTGACGCTGTCTCCTGGAACTATCCTGATGTAGTGTTTTCTCATTTTGCCAGAAAGATGAGCCATAATCACATGTCCGCCATTCTTTAATTCAACTCTGAACATAGTGTTTGGCAACGCTTCTTTAACAACGCCTTCAACTTCTATCGCTTCTTCTTTAGCCACATTTCCTCCAAAAAAAGTTTGCCTTTTTACAGTTTCTTAACTATACTTATTATCTACTTATGAAAAATATTGTCAACGGGAGTAGACAAATGGATAATTCATTCATTGAAAAAATGAAAGAGCAGTTGCTTACACAAAAAAGCACTATTTTGGCTTCGCTTGCTGCGCAGAATGAAGATTATAAAAAGATTATAGAATCTGGTGAATCTGGAGATGAAATAGATGTTGCGTCTGACGTTGTAGACGGAAGACTTCTTGAATCTTTGGGAGCACAGGATTCCAATCGATTGAATATGATTAACAGCGCTTTAGACAGGATAAAGCAAGGTTCTTACGGAAAATGTCTTATGTGCAAAAAAGATATTCCACAAGAAAGACTGGAAGCGATTCCTTATGCATTTTTGTGCATAAACTGTCAGAGCCAGAACGAGCGCCAAAACAAATAGTTTAAACTCTTTAAAAAAAATCCCCAAGAGTTGTTGCAGATTTTAAATTTGCAGTAAAACTTTTGGGGATTTTTTTTAGATTTTGCGGCAACAATTGGAGTGGCGCAACGCGTTCTTGCGAAGCAAGAATGGAGCGCAGGTGCGCGGAACCACGGAAAGTGTGATTTTTTACGGCTTGCCGAAAAAAAAGCCGCCCAATTCTTAAATCTTAAAAGTTTTTATCGAATTATTTTCTGGATATGCAAGTTCTTTGTAGCCAACTTTTTTTACTAATGCGAGCGCCTCTTCAAAGGCAAAATCCAAATGCTGTGCCTGATGTGCGTCTGAGTTTATCATTATTGGAACATTTCGCTCGTGGAGAAGGGTCAAAAAATATTGCGAAGGGTAGGGAGTTTTTAGCCAGTTTCTGCTGATTGCCCCTGTGTTGACTTCGCAAATCACGCCCGCACTGCTTATAGCTTTTGCGGTTTCTTTTAATTCCTGCTTGTACCAGTCCGCTGTTTCGTCAAAAAAATGAATTTTATCGTTGAACTTTCTGATTAAATCCGCATGGCCGATTATTGAAAAATTACAGGTTGAAAGCATCTTGCGTTCTTGCTCAAAATAATGGTGAATGAGTTTTTTTTCGTCGTTGTTGTATGTGGTTTTTAGAAAATCCATCAAGATTTGAGGAGTGTTATCTACAGCGAGAATTTTTGAAAAGTCTTTTTCGCCATTGTACAAAAAATGAACCGAGCCTATTAAAAAATCTGGAGAAAACTTTTTGTATGCAAAAAAGTCTGGACGACAGACGGTTTCTATGTAGTCGGCTTCAAAGCCTAGCCTTATGTCTATCTTTTGTTCATATTTTGATTTTAAGAAATTTATGTTTTGGCAGTAAGATTCAAAATCTTCGAGCTTCATATTGCATTCTATCCAAACTGGCCAAGTTGAGTGGCTTGAAAACCCCAATATTTTTATTCCCTTGTCGATTGCGCTTAAAACGTTTTCTTCGAGCGTGTTTTTTCCGTCGCAAAAGGTTGAATGCGTGTGAAAATTTGTTTTTATGTATGTTTGTGTCATTGTTGTGAATCTCGATTTTCTTCTATGTATATTTTTACAAGTTTTTGTAATTGCGAAAATTCGTGTTGAAATTCGTTTATGTTAAAGATGCAAGCGGTTTTGTCGCCTTCTTTTGCTGCTTTGTTGAGGCGGCTTGAATATTCTGCAAGTTTTTTTGCGCTTACTGTTGCAGAAGAGCCAGAAAGTGCATGACCTATTTTTCTTAATTCTATAAAATCTTCCCTTTCAACCGCGCTGTCTACCTTTGCCAAAATTTCTTGAGTCTGTTTTATGTAGGTTGAAATTATGGTTATTGCGAGTTTTTTGTCGCCTCCTACTGTGTCCAAAAAATCTTCTTTGTCCCAAGCGCTAAGCGATTCTGATGTAGAAGGTTGAAGGGTTGTTATTGCCTTTAAAGCAGGCAATTCCATTATTGTTGCCCAATTTTCTAAAACGCTTCTTATTGTTTTGCTTTTAAAGGGTTTTACTATTATGTCGTTTATTCCTATCTGCTGATATGCATCAGAGTCGTTTTTGTCATTGTTTGCGGTGCAGGCTACTATTATTCCGTCGTAGCCAAATTTTCTGATTTCTTCTGTCGCTTCAATTCCGTTTTTTACAGGCATCTGTATGTCCATAAAAATTAAATCGATGTCGGGATTTTTTCTTATAACATCTATTGCTTGCTGGCCGTCTTCTGCAAGGTAGACTTCTGCACCAAATTTTTTTACAAAAGTTTCAAGCAATTTTCGATTTACTGGATGGTCTTCCGCAATTAAAATCTTTTTTCCGTTTGCAACTTCAGAATCGTCGACGACTTTTAAAGAAGTTATTGCATCTTCGTCTGCAAGCTCTAATTCTTCTAAATTTTCTGTGCCATCGGTAAAAGCATTTTTTAAAAGTTCAAAAACTCTGCGTCTTTTAAACGGTTTATATAAATATCCTTTAAACCAGTCTAGCATCTTCATTTTTGCTTCGCTTCGCATCTGTCCTTCTGGTACTAAAAGATACAGCGAAGGTGCATTTTTTATTTTTGGATTGTTGTGAATCTCGTTTCCAAGTCGCCATCCGTCCATAACAGGCATTATCATGTCTATAAAGGCAAGCGTAAATGGGGAGCCTTTCTGCTCTTCTTCTATCAATATGTCTATTGCTTGTGTTGGAGAATTTGTTGAAATTATGTTTGAAAATCCTAAATGTTTAAGATGTGCGAGCAGAGAATTTGCTGCTATTGAATTGTCATCGACAACCAGAATTTTTTGTGGGCAAGGAATTGAAAGTTTTTCGGCCTTGGAAAAATTCGTTATGTTTTCTGCTTCGTTTAACGGAAGTTTAAACCAAAAGATTGCTCCCCCTTCTGAATTTTGTTCTACGCCGATTTTTCCTTTCATCACTGTAACGAGATTTTTGCTTATTGAAAGTCCAAGTCCTGTTCCGCCAAATTTTCGATAGGTGGAAATATCGCCTTGGTAGTAGTTTGTAAAAAGTTTTGATTTTTGCTCTTCCGTTATACCTATTCCTGTATCTGTAACTTTAAAAAGTAGTTGAGCCTTTTCGTTTTTTAATTCTGCGTGAATATAGCCTTTATGAGTAAATTTTACAGCATTTTTTAAGAGATTTAATATTATCTGCTGAACTCTAACAGGATCTCCTATAACAATCGGTGGAATCGAAAAATCTATATCGGTTATTATTTCAAGCCCACGGTTAAAGGCTTCTATGCTTATTAGGTCTACAACTTGTTCTGTAAGTTCTGTTATGTTGAAGGGTAAATATTCGAGTTTGAATTCGTTTGAGCGGATTTTAGAAAAGTCTAAAATGTTGTTTGCAAGGTCTAATAGAACATCTGCGCTAAATTGAATTTGGCGTATGTATTCGTGTTGTTCTTTGTCCAGATTGGTTTCTTTTAGTAACTCGAGCGTTCCTATTATGGTTTGGATAGGGGTTCGTATTTCGTGAAG
This portion of the Treponema pectinovorum genome encodes:
- a CDS encoding J domain-containing protein — translated: MDDLYSILGASKTATQEEIKNAYRKLAMKYHPDRNLGDKNSEEMFKKISSAYDVLGDETKRRQYDSYGSSQSYYGQRQSAWNTGEETYSQYGDPFWQWAQQAQKNSSNNWQYQNTYYYKNDDKKNNYSRFDWAGELFKSAGIFLVSLLFLRWSWIIIPFGPILCIAGIVSGLSGILKSLRGIFVGKSK
- a CDS encoding hybrid sensor histidine kinase/response regulator, which codes for MADKSVLDEATRYLASTLHEIRTPIQTIIGTLELLKETNLDKEQHEYIRQIQFSADVLLDLANNILDFSKIRSNEFKLEYLPFNITELTEQVVDLISIEAFNRGLEIITDIDFSIPPIVIGDPVRVQQIILNLLKNAVKFTHKGYIHAELKNEKAQLLFKVTDTGIGITEEQKSKLFTNYYQGDISTYRKFGGTGLGLSISKNLVTVMKGKIGVEQNSEGGAIFWFKLPLNEAENITNFSKAEKLSIPCPQKILVVDDNSIAANSLLAHLKHLGFSNIISTNSPTQAIDILIEEEQKGSPFTLAFIDMIMPVMDGWRLGNEIHNNPKIKNAPSLYLLVPEGQMRSEAKMKMLDWFKGYLYKPFKRRRVFELLKNAFTDGTENLEELELADEDAITSLKVVDDSEVANGKKILIAEDHPVNRKLLETFVKKFGAEVYLAEDGQQAIDVIRKNPDIDLIFMDIQMPVKNGIEATEEIRKFGYDGIIVACTANNDKNDSDAYQQIGINDIIVKPFKSKTIRSVLENWATIMELPALKAITTLQPSTSESLSAWDKEDFLDTVGGDKKLAITIISTYIKQTQEILAKVDSAVEREDFIELRKIGHALSGSSATVSAKKLAEYSSRLNKAAKEGDKTACIFNINEFQHEFSQLQKLVKIYIEENRDSQQ
- a CDS encoding TraR/DksA family transcriptional regulator, producing the protein MDNSFIEKMKEQLLTQKSTILASLAAQNEDYKKIIESGESGDEIDVASDVVDGRLLESLGAQDSNRLNMINSALDRIKQGSYGKCLMCKKDIPQERLEAIPYAFLCINCQSQNERQNK
- a CDS encoding histidinol-phosphatase, with protein sequence MTQTYIKTNFHTHSTFCDGKNTLEENVLSAIDKGIKILGFSSHSTWPVWIECNMKLEDFESYCQNINFLKSKYEQKIDIRLGFEADYIETVCRPDFFAYKKFSPDFLIGSVHFLYNGEKDFSKILAVDNTPQILMDFLKTTYNNDEKKLIHHYFEQERKMLSTCNFSIIGHADLIRKFNDKIHFFDETADWYKQELKETAKAISSAGVICEVNTGAISRNWLKTPYPSQYFLTLLHERNVPIMINSDAHQAQHLDFAFEEALALVKKVGYKELAYPENNSIKTFKI
- the infA gene encoding translation initiation factor IF-1, which translates into the protein MAKEEAIEVEGVVKEALPNTMFRVELKNGGHVIMAHLSGKMRKHYIRIVPGDSVKVALSPYDLNRGRIIFRER